In Kitasatospora sp. NBC_00240, the following are encoded in one genomic region:
- a CDS encoding MFS transporter — protein MSPPSTGVRPAEAAAGAPATAAARWRVRLGLPELAGQGRVVAATVLDAFGVGMFVPLSFLFFVLTTDLTVAQVGLGSAVATALSLPVAPVAGSIVDRWGPRTSLIANNLLVAAGYLCYLLVDSLPALIGSMLLVLCAERLYFAAWPAFVADLAEGAELDRWYAFTTAGTNASVGIGGAAGGLLLGSGWSSAAVSIVVVNAATSLVAAVLLMTPVRVRPAGPRPLTPPPPQPRSAAAREPTGPVDSATPAGTWAGWRTLFRDRVLLILMAAQAAFAFGWLIPTVVLPVYLVEVDRMPAWLPSTALTVNAVTIVLSQSLVTARVVAYPRTRVVSWAAVLMLGSIGLLAVGAAGRGIGTVVVVYAAVLLFTAGQILAGPATTAISATAAPAEARGRYLSVFNLTWALSAIVGPLLVGALIERHAGVFWAILAVLVALGGLGYRLADRWAAADR, from the coding sequence GTGAGCCCGCCGTCCACCGGGGTGCGGCCCGCCGAGGCGGCGGCCGGCGCTCCGGCCACCGCGGCCGCCCGCTGGCGGGTGCGCCTCGGCCTGCCCGAACTGGCCGGTCAGGGCCGGGTGGTCGCCGCCACCGTGCTGGACGCCTTCGGCGTCGGGATGTTCGTCCCGCTGTCGTTCCTGTTCTTCGTCCTGACCACCGATCTGACGGTGGCCCAGGTGGGGCTGGGGTCCGCCGTCGCCACCGCGCTCTCGCTGCCGGTCGCCCCGGTGGCCGGCAGTATCGTCGACCGCTGGGGTCCGCGGACCTCGCTGATCGCCAACAACCTTCTGGTGGCGGCCGGTTACCTCTGCTACCTGCTGGTGGACTCGCTGCCGGCGCTGATCGGCAGCATGCTGCTGGTGCTCTGCGCCGAGCGCCTGTACTTCGCGGCCTGGCCCGCGTTCGTCGCCGATCTGGCCGAGGGCGCCGAACTGGACCGCTGGTACGCCTTCACCACGGCGGGCACCAACGCCAGCGTGGGGATCGGCGGTGCGGCGGGTGGTCTGCTGCTGGGCAGCGGCTGGTCGAGTGCGGCGGTGTCCATCGTCGTGGTGAACGCCGCGACCAGCCTGGTCGCGGCGGTCCTGCTGATGACGCCCGTCCGGGTCCGCCCGGCCGGCCCACGCCCCCTGACCCCACCGCCTCCGCAGCCTCGGTCCGCCGCGGCTCGGGAACCGACCGGGCCCGTCGACAGCGCGACCCCGGCGGGCACCTGGGCGGGATGGCGGACGCTGTTCCGGGACCGGGTCCTGCTGATCCTGATGGCGGCCCAGGCCGCGTTCGCGTTCGGCTGGCTGATCCCGACCGTGGTGCTGCCGGTCTACCTGGTCGAGGTCGACCGGATGCCCGCCTGGCTGCCGTCGACGGCCCTGACGGTGAACGCGGTCACCATCGTCCTGAGCCAGTCCCTGGTGACGGCCCGGGTGGTGGCGTACCCGCGGACCAGGGTGGTGTCCTGGGCGGCGGTCCTGATGCTGGGTTCGATCGGGCTGCTCGCGGTCGGCGCGGCCGGACGCGGCATCGGGACGGTGGTGGTGGTCTACGCGGCGGTCCTGCTGTTCACCGCCGGGCAGATCCTGGCGGGTCCGGCGACCACCGCCATCTCGGCGACCGCCGCACCGGCCGAGGCGCGCGGCCGCTACCTGTCGGTGTTCAACCTGACCTGGGCGCTGTCCGCGATCGTCGGCCCGTTGCTCGTCGGCGCGCTGATCGAGCGGCACGCCGGCGTGTTCTGGGCGATTCTGGCCGTCCTGGTGGCGCTCGGCGGTCTCGGCTACCGGCTGGCCGACCGCTGGGCGGCGGCCGACCGGTGA
- a CDS encoding LuxR C-terminal-related transcriptional regulator, which translates to MTVLQADGAVRSGVRPGVRAGVRIPVVVHAADPISRAGALSQLKQCAALELVEEQQATTGAVAVMLAETVDATVTAALRRMVRGGEVRVVLVVERMREAELLEAVECGVAAILWRREATAPRLGQAVLAAARGDGDLPADLLGRLIVQMGRLQRSVQGLPGFTPPGISERESDILRLVAEGWDTAEIAAKLSYSERTVKNVLHGLTTRLHLRNRAHAVAYALREGYI; encoded by the coding sequence ATGACTGTCCTGCAGGCCGACGGAGCCGTTCGGTCCGGCGTACGACCGGGGGTACGGGCCGGGGTGCGGATCCCCGTGGTGGTCCACGCGGCGGACCCGATCTCACGGGCCGGCGCGCTCAGCCAGCTCAAGCAGTGCGCCGCGCTGGAGCTCGTCGAGGAGCAGCAGGCGACCACCGGGGCGGTCGCCGTGATGCTGGCCGAGACCGTGGACGCGACCGTGACGGCGGCCCTGCGCCGGATGGTGCGCGGTGGGGAGGTGCGGGTCGTCCTGGTGGTCGAGCGGATGCGCGAGGCCGAGCTGCTGGAGGCCGTCGAGTGCGGGGTGGCGGCGATCCTGTGGCGCCGGGAGGCGACCGCGCCGAGGCTGGGACAGGCGGTGCTGGCGGCCGCCCGGGGCGACGGGGACCTGCCGGCCGACCTGCTGGGCCGGCTGATCGTGCAGATGGGGCGGCTGCAGCGGAGCGTGCAGGGACTGCCCGGGTTCACCCCGCCGGGGATCTCGGAGCGTGAGTCGGACATCCTGCGGCTGGTCGCGGAGGGCTGGGACACCGCCGAGATCGCCGCCAAGCTGTCGTACTCGGAGCGGACGGTGAAGAACGTCCTGCACGGGCTGACCACGCGTCTGCACCTGCGCAACCGGGCGCACGCGGTGGCGTACGCGCTGCGCGAGGGATACATCTGA
- a CDS encoding LuxR family transcriptional regulator: MTSSSTTSTGTDAATTRTGANTTRTNSDPTTRTGAGTTRTNSDPTTRAGAGTTGGTGTSRPATGVGYPAGAARAGIRPGADRIPAPRSGGPRPDLVRPWLAERTEALARAGEMAERARHGSGGVLLLTGAAGTGRTALLAAVAAGPAATGLGVLRARCSAEESHSAYAAARQLFNPGARSRGLATRTPGATGRAGPPPPGDPEADLWDLLLLHASHRPLLLAVDDVHLADAPSRQWLHQLCRRIDRLPVLLVVTERRRPELGAPAAGFGRTLTAPLAQTCLLAPLGRAAVADLAGRRLGVARPRGATPGGPPGATAGTQVAGRTTVDGASPDEAPADDTLVDDCVGATGGNPLLLDALLTDLAALPRDRARQTAAGLGPVPAAFADAVDHWLHSSGPEVATAARTLAQLDGGRPAPAAGPAAPPDLADRTDLPEVPPLPAPAGPQPVEPDHQAAVAAELAELTGADPLRLAGWLAGLTAQGLLRPAPDGGRPGFAHPLLRQAVLAGWDAARRAEVHRAAAALLHRRGDPDEQIAQHLLLVPGPGERWASDVLHRAAGAARRGGRQSLAAALLRRALAEPLSTRRRGATLTELGCLEVSLGATGHAAGIRHLAEAVHLQQSDEGVFAAANALGAALAARGETAAALEVLEELADRFADREDLARAVQAAAALISSHDGHSWLQVVEGLRRIAARTPRRIAPAARALLTEFDSTSGLLSAAEVAERVRELTEAPQDPFSQSYVTASAATLAQWADLLPVADRLVEQSMAAYRGPLLHPGYQCLLSVRAESRVMRGEYRQLLDECRAPAREAGTAGPDGDVGHQGLLSLGNAHLVAQAVIALTETGRLDEAHELARSAEAGGAHGSWEWNEYLYARGLLQLASGRPATALADLLECGRRQRERQVESPIVTPWRSAAADCQVLLGLPGQAVELAAEELRLARVWGTPRTVGRAMRALAAATGGRQGLAMAGEAVELLTEAEVATELIPALITFGQLLGGAGRRAAARRTLREAAARAERLGAVRLRTVAVGLLQESGARLTTERHTGAPALTSSEQRICRLAAAGHSNAEIAGLLHLAIRTVETHLTNSFRKLGIRRRAELAAGFEPADPDQE; the protein is encoded by the coding sequence ATGACCAGCAGCAGCACCACGAGTACGGGCACGGACGCCGCGACCACGAGAACGGGTGCGAACACCACGAGGACGAACAGCGACCCGACCACGAGGACGGGCGCGGGGACCACGAGGACGAACAGCGACCCGACCACGAGGGCGGGCGCGGGGACCACGGGCGGCACGGGCACCAGCCGTCCGGCCACCGGCGTCGGGTACCCCGCCGGCGCCGCCCGGGCCGGGATCCGGCCCGGGGCGGACCGGATCCCGGCCCCCCGGTCGGGCGGGCCGCGGCCGGACCTCGTCCGCCCGTGGCTGGCCGAGCGCACGGAGGCGCTCGCCCGCGCCGGCGAGATGGCGGAGCGGGCCCGGCACGGCTCCGGCGGGGTCCTGCTGCTCACCGGCGCCGCCGGCACCGGCCGCACCGCCCTGCTCGCGGCGGTCGCGGCCGGCCCGGCGGCGACCGGCCTCGGCGTCCTGCGGGCCCGCTGCTCGGCCGAGGAGTCGCACAGCGCGTACGCCGCCGCCCGGCAGCTCTTCAACCCGGGCGCCCGTTCCCGCGGCCTGGCCACCCGGACCCCGGGCGCCACCGGACGGGCCGGGCCGCCACCACCGGGCGATCCGGAGGCCGACCTCTGGGACCTGCTGCTCCTGCACGCCTCGCACCGCCCGCTGCTGCTCGCGGTGGACGACGTCCACCTGGCCGACGCCCCCTCGCGGCAGTGGCTGCACCAGCTCTGCCGCCGGATCGACCGGCTGCCCGTCCTGCTGGTCGTCACCGAGCGGCGCCGGCCCGAGCTCGGCGCCCCGGCGGCCGGCTTCGGCCGCACCCTGACCGCCCCGCTGGCGCAGACCTGCCTGCTGGCGCCGCTCGGCCGCGCCGCGGTCGCCGACCTGGCCGGCCGCCGGCTGGGCGTCGCCCGGCCGCGCGGCGCCACCCCCGGCGGCCCGCCCGGCGCCACCGCCGGCACCCAGGTCGCGGGTCGGACGACGGTGGACGGGGCCTCGCCGGACGAGGCACCGGCGGACGACACCCTGGTGGACGACTGCGTGGGGGCGACCGGCGGCAACCCGCTGCTGCTGGACGCCCTGCTCACGGACCTCGCCGCGCTGCCCCGCGACCGGGCCCGGCAGACCGCGGCCGGCCTGGGGCCGGTGCCCGCCGCCTTCGCCGACGCGGTCGACCACTGGCTGCACAGCTCCGGCCCCGAGGTCGCCACCGCCGCCCGCACGCTGGCCCAGCTGGACGGCGGCCGGCCCGCGCCGGCGGCCGGCCCGGCCGCGCCTCCCGACCTCGCGGACCGTACGGACCTCCCGGAGGTCCCGCCCCTCCCGGCCCCGGCCGGCCCGCAGCCGGTCGAGCCCGACCACCAGGCCGCCGTCGCCGCCGAACTCGCCGAACTCACCGGCGCCGACCCGCTCCGGCTGGCCGGCTGGCTGGCCGGGCTCACGGCGCAGGGACTGCTCCGCCCGGCACCGGACGGCGGCCGGCCAGGCTTCGCGCACCCGCTGCTGCGCCAGGCCGTCCTGGCCGGCTGGGACGCCGCCCGCCGGGCCGAGGTGCACCGGGCCGCCGCCGCCCTGCTGCACCGGCGCGGCGACCCCGACGAGCAGATCGCCCAGCACCTGCTGCTCGTCCCCGGCCCCGGCGAGCGGTGGGCGTCCGACGTGCTGCACCGGGCCGCCGGGGCCGCCCGGCGCGGCGGGCGGCAGTCGCTGGCCGCCGCCCTGCTGCGCCGCGCCCTCGCGGAGCCGCTGTCCACCCGTCGCCGCGGCGCCACCCTCACCGAACTCGGCTGCCTGGAAGTCTCCCTGGGCGCCACCGGGCACGCCGCCGGGATCCGGCACCTCGCCGAGGCCGTCCACCTGCAGCAGTCCGACGAAGGCGTCTTCGCGGCCGCCAACGCCCTCGGCGCGGCGCTCGCCGCCCGGGGCGAGACCGCCGCCGCACTGGAGGTGCTGGAGGAGCTCGCCGACCGCTTCGCCGACCGGGAGGACCTGGCCCGCGCCGTCCAGGCCGCCGCCGCGCTGATCTCCTCGCACGACGGCCACAGCTGGCTGCAGGTGGTCGAGGGCCTGCGCCGGATCGCGGCCCGGACCCCCCGGCGGATCGCGCCGGCCGCCCGGGCGCTGCTCACCGAGTTCGACTCGACCAGCGGGCTGCTGTCCGCCGCCGAGGTGGCCGAGCGCGTCCGCGAGCTGACCGAGGCCCCGCAGGACCCGTTCTCGCAGTCGTACGTCACCGCCTCGGCCGCCACCCTGGCCCAGTGGGCCGACCTGCTCCCGGTGGCCGACCGGCTGGTGGAGCAGAGCATGGCCGCCTACCGCGGCCCGCTGCTGCACCCCGGGTACCAGTGCCTGCTCAGCGTCCGCGCGGAGAGCCGGGTGATGCGCGGGGAGTACCGGCAGTTGCTGGACGAGTGCCGGGCGCCGGCCCGGGAGGCGGGGACGGCCGGGCCGGACGGCGACGTCGGTCACCAGGGCCTGCTCTCCCTGGGCAACGCCCACCTGGTGGCGCAGGCCGTCATCGCGCTGACCGAGACCGGCCGGCTGGACGAGGCCCACGAGCTGGCCCGGTCGGCCGAGGCGGGCGGGGCGCACGGCTCCTGGGAGTGGAACGAGTACCTGTACGCCCGGGGCCTGCTGCAGCTCGCCTCCGGTCGGCCCGCGACCGCCCTGGCGGACCTGCTGGAGTGCGGCCGCCGCCAGCGCGAACGGCAGGTGGAGAGTCCGATCGTGACCCCGTGGCGCTCGGCCGCCGCCGACTGCCAGGTGCTGCTCGGGCTGCCCGGCCAGGCCGTGGAGCTGGCCGCGGAGGAGCTGCGGCTGGCCCGGGTCTGGGGCACTCCCCGGACCGTCGGGCGGGCGATGCGGGCACTGGCCGCCGCCACTGGTGGACGGCAGGGGCTCGCGATGGCCGGGGAGGCGGTGGAACTGCTGACGGAGGCGGAGGTGGCGACCGAGCTGATCCCGGCCCTGATCACCTTCGGGCAGCTGCTCGGCGGCGCCGGCCGGCGGGCCGCCGCCCGGCGTACCCTGCGGGAGGCGGCGGCCCGGGCGGAGCGCCTGGGCGCGGTCCGGCTGCGGACGGTCGCCGTGGGCCTGCTGCAGGAGTCCGGGGCCCGGCTGACCACCGAGCGGCACACCGGCGCGCCCGCGCTGACCAGCAGCGAGCAGCGGATCTGCCGGCTCGCCGCGGCCGGCCACTCCAACGCCGAGATCGCCGGCCTGCTGCACCTGGCGATCCGCACGGTGGAGACCCATCTGACCAACAGCTTCCGCAAGTTGGGCATCCGGCGCCGGGCCGAGCTGGCGGCCGGGTTCGAACCGGCCGACCCGGACCAGGAGTAG
- a CDS encoding peptidoglycan-binding protein, translating into MSIWTSLEPASATVDAGGTTTVTLRVRNTGDVVEEYRVAPLGGPALWLRIEPAALTLYPGTTGTVELVFAPPRSPEAAAGPHPYALQVTPAEQRSATTVVEGVVSVAPFTELHAELVPPVCRGRFRGRLQLAVDNLGNTPVTAVLAGRDTGDQLDFDLHPSSVQIAPGRAVFSKVTVKPRRIRWSGGSETLPVTLAVQRVGAEPLTLDGSYLGRAVLPGWAAGLLGVLAAALLGCLALWLTASPSVASRAKPAASPAAQPAGAAAPIAPEPVPLAPEPSAPAPAVPGAPDPLPGQPAGGGGTGSSSGGGAGGSGSGGGGGGTASGGGGGAAPAPAVPPAPARAALPIKAGDKTPNLFVFFAQERLKRLDATNDCRLTKPVTAGQMDAATVEKIACFQKATDDHKRTPPGTLLATDKSGNLGRATMSALWMWDVIGDGSKVGPGKTTWEVFATRAALRWADQSELSAADLAADEDNVRKLLTSWNSKTALPTASYDDAKLATAIPKYQSDQPAAAGSASTALLALISGWVKDQAAPGVVQPTSWPKP; encoded by the coding sequence GTGAGCATCTGGACTTCCCTAGAACCCGCATCGGCCACCGTGGACGCGGGCGGCACCACCACCGTCACCCTGCGGGTCCGCAACACCGGTGACGTCGTCGAGGAGTACCGCGTCGCCCCGCTGGGCGGCCCGGCGCTGTGGCTGCGGATCGAACCGGCCGCGCTGACGCTCTACCCGGGCACCACCGGCACGGTGGAGCTGGTCTTCGCCCCGCCGCGCTCCCCGGAGGCCGCCGCCGGGCCGCACCCGTACGCCCTGCAGGTCACCCCGGCCGAGCAGCGCTCGGCCACCACGGTGGTCGAAGGTGTCGTCTCGGTCGCCCCGTTCACCGAACTGCACGCCGAACTGGTGCCTCCGGTCTGCCGGGGCCGGTTCCGGGGCCGGCTCCAACTGGCCGTGGACAACCTGGGGAACACCCCGGTCACCGCCGTGCTGGCCGGCCGGGACACCGGCGACCAGCTCGACTTCGACCTGCACCCGTCCTCGGTGCAGATCGCCCCCGGGCGGGCCGTGTTCAGCAAGGTCACGGTGAAACCGCGGCGGATCCGCTGGAGCGGCGGCAGCGAGACCCTGCCGGTCACCCTGGCCGTCCAGCGGGTCGGCGCCGAGCCGCTGACCCTGGACGGCAGCTACCTCGGCCGGGCCGTGCTGCCCGGCTGGGCGGCCGGGCTGCTCGGCGTTCTCGCGGCGGCGCTGCTCGGCTGCCTGGCGCTCTGGCTGACCGCCAGCCCCTCGGTGGCGAGCCGCGCGAAGCCCGCCGCCTCGCCGGCGGCCCAGCCGGCCGGGGCCGCCGCACCGATCGCCCCCGAGCCCGTCCCGCTCGCGCCCGAGCCCAGCGCGCCGGCCCCGGCGGTGCCCGGTGCGCCGGACCCGCTCCCGGGCCAGCCCGCTGGCGGCGGCGGTACGGGCAGCTCCTCCGGTGGCGGCGCCGGGGGCTCCGGCTCCGGTGGCGGCGGTGGCGGTACGGCCTCCGGTGGTGGCGGCGGGGCCGCGCCGGCGCCGGCCGTGCCGCCTGCCCCGGCCCGGGCCGCGCTGCCGATCAAGGCGGGCGACAAGACGCCCAACCTCTTCGTGTTCTTCGCCCAGGAGCGGCTGAAGCGCCTGGACGCCACCAACGACTGCCGGCTGACCAAGCCCGTCACGGCGGGTCAGATGGACGCGGCGACGGTGGAGAAGATCGCCTGCTTCCAGAAGGCCACCGACGACCACAAGCGGACCCCGCCGGGCACCCTGCTCGCGACCGACAAGTCCGGCAACCTCGGCCGCGCGACCATGTCCGCGCTGTGGATGTGGGACGTCATCGGCGACGGCTCCAAGGTCGGCCCGGGCAAGACCACCTGGGAGGTCTTCGCCACCAGGGCCGCCCTGCGCTGGGCCGACCAGAGTGAGCTGAGCGCCGCCGACCTGGCCGCCGACGAGGACAACGTCCGCAAGCTGCTGACCAGTTGGAACAGCAAGACGGCCCTGCCGACGGCCTCGTACGACGATGCCAAGCTGGCGACCGCGATCCCGAAGTACCAGAGCGACCAGCCGGCGGCGGCGGGCAGCGCGAGCACCGCCCTGCTCGCGCTGATCTCCGGCTGGGTGAAGGACCAGGCCGCGCCCGGTGTGGTGCAGCCGACCAGCTGGCCGAAGCCGTAA
- a CDS encoding 5'-nucleotidase C-terminal domain-containing protein — translation MPLNRRDFVARSAATAAGAALAGGVSVAAAAPAAAKGAEPQDKKAAKKQAFTVMGTTDLHGRVLNWDYFTDAVYADKAHNEVGLAKISTLAKQVREEKGWDRTLLIDAGDTIQGTQLTYYYARVDPIATDADTAPEHPMALAMNTMEYTAAALGNHEFNYGIDTLRAYEEQLDFPLLGANALHAKNDKPAFPPYVIRKIKLPGGPTLKVGILGLTNPGIAIWDKANVAGKMTFPGIVETAKIWLPKLKAAGADVVVVACHSGMDEATSYGDQLPWGENVSVALAEQVAGIDAVLVGHAHKEIPQRLVVNKETGRTVVLSEPLCWGQRLTCFDFEVELDKGAWKVTSLSSRVLNSNTVPEDPEIVNLMTAQHKKVVEYVNQVIGTAKIALSITEAPFQDTPIIDLIGKVQADVVKAALASTSYANLPVLAQAAPFNRTAVIPAGQVKLRDAAGLYIYENTLEARILTGAQIKDYLEFSAKYYNQLAPGAAVDKATLTNAQNIPDYNYDSVYGVSYDIDIAQPAGSRIVNLSFDGKPIDPAAQFVLAVNNYRANGGGNFPHVAAAPKVWANSDEIRNAMIGWVKEKGVIDPADFASVSWRLVRAGVPVF, via the coding sequence ATGCCCCTGAACCGCCGTGACTTCGTCGCCCGCTCCGCCGCGACCGCCGCCGGCGCGGCCCTGGCCGGCGGCGTCTCGGTCGCCGCCGCAGCCCCCGCCGCGGCCAAGGGCGCCGAGCCGCAGGACAAGAAGGCTGCCAAGAAGCAGGCCTTCACCGTCATGGGCACCACCGACCTGCACGGCCGGGTGCTCAACTGGGACTACTTCACCGACGCGGTCTACGCCGACAAGGCGCACAACGAGGTCGGCCTCGCCAAGATCTCCACGCTGGCCAAGCAGGTCCGCGAGGAGAAGGGCTGGGACCGCACCCTGCTGATCGACGCCGGCGACACCATCCAGGGCACCCAGCTGACGTACTACTACGCCCGGGTCGACCCGATCGCCACCGACGCCGACACCGCGCCCGAGCACCCGATGGCGCTCGCCATGAACACCATGGAGTACACCGCCGCCGCGCTCGGCAACCACGAGTTCAACTACGGCATCGACACCCTGCGGGCCTACGAGGAGCAGCTGGACTTCCCGCTGCTGGGCGCCAACGCGCTGCACGCGAAGAACGACAAGCCGGCCTTCCCGCCCTACGTGATCCGCAAGATCAAGCTGCCCGGCGGTCCGACGCTCAAGGTCGGCATCCTCGGCCTGACCAACCCCGGCATCGCCATCTGGGACAAGGCGAACGTCGCCGGCAAGATGACCTTCCCCGGCATCGTGGAGACCGCGAAGATCTGGCTCCCGAAGCTGAAGGCGGCCGGCGCCGACGTCGTCGTGGTGGCCTGCCACTCCGGCATGGACGAGGCGACCTCCTACGGCGACCAGCTGCCCTGGGGGGAGAACGTCTCGGTCGCCCTGGCCGAACAGGTCGCGGGCATCGACGCCGTCCTGGTGGGCCACGCGCACAAGGAGATCCCGCAGCGGCTGGTCGTCAACAAGGAGACCGGCAGGACCGTCGTGCTCTCCGAGCCGCTCTGCTGGGGCCAGCGGCTGACCTGCTTCGACTTCGAGGTCGAGCTGGACAAGGGCGCCTGGAAGGTCACCTCGCTCTCCTCCCGTGTCCTGAACTCCAACACGGTGCCGGAGGACCCGGAGATCGTGAACCTGATGACCGCCCAGCACAAGAAGGTCGTCGAGTACGTCAACCAGGTCATCGGCACCGCGAAGATCGCCCTGTCGATCACCGAGGCGCCGTTCCAGGACACCCCGATCATCGACCTGATCGGCAAGGTGCAGGCGGACGTCGTCAAGGCGGCACTGGCCTCCACCTCGTACGCCAACCTGCCGGTGCTGGCCCAGGCCGCGCCGTTCAACCGCACCGCGGTGATCCCGGCCGGGCAGGTCAAGCTGCGCGACGCCGCCGGGTTGTACATCTACGAGAACACCCTGGAGGCGCGGATCCTGACCGGCGCCCAGATCAAGGACTACCTGGAGTTCTCCGCGAAGTACTACAACCAGCTCGCCCCGGGCGCGGCGGTCGACAAGGCGACCCTGACCAACGCGCAGAACATCCCGGACTACAACTACGACTCGGTGTACGGCGTCAGCTACGACATCGACATCGCCCAGCCGGCCGGCTCGCGGATCGTCAACCTCTCCTTCGACGGCAAGCCGATCGATCCCGCCGCCCAGTTCGTGCTGGCGGTCAACAACTACCGCGCCAACGGCGGCGGCAACTTCCCGCACGTCGCCGCCGCCCCCAAGGTGTGGGCGAACTCGGACGAGATCCGCAACGCGATGATCGGCTGGGTGAAGGAGAAGGGCGTCATCGACCCGGCCGACTTCGCCTCGGTCTCCTGGCGCCTCGTCCGGGCCGGCGTCCCGGTCTTCTAG
- a CDS encoding phosphotransferase, translating to MTETITPRPPYASTAVRPQWTDLPPWVRELIGHRLGGPVAAGPSAGGGFTPGFAALVRGPAGAEFVKAVDAVAHPYIADCYRREAAINRALPAAVPAPALRWAEESAGWVVLGFDPVPGARMPADPWRPAELAAALDACAALAQALASPSPQLLALGLKPLRPEPGEDDFDDWRKLAGGAPGADLLPGWFPPALIEPLAALEADWVAATAGDAVLHEDLRRDNIVLDSGGRAWICDWNWPRLGASWFDLTLLLATARADGHDADRLFAAHPAARGAAPEQLDCALAAVTGYFLRAGAQPDPPAGSRMLRRHQTWSGEVTLRWLAGRRGWRV from the coding sequence ATGACCGAGACGATCACGCCCCGCCCGCCGTACGCCAGCACCGCCGTCCGCCCGCAGTGGACGGACCTGCCGCCGTGGGTGCGGGAGCTGATCGGGCACCGGCTCGGCGGGCCGGTGGCGGCGGGGCCCAGCGCGGGCGGCGGGTTCACCCCGGGCTTCGCGGCCCTGGTCCGAGGGCCGGCGGGGGCGGAGTTCGTCAAGGCGGTCGATGCCGTGGCCCACCCGTACATCGCGGACTGCTACCGCCGGGAGGCCGCGATCAACCGGGCGCTGCCGGCCGCCGTACCCGCGCCGGCGCTGCGCTGGGCCGAGGAGAGCGCCGGCTGGGTGGTGCTCGGCTTCGACCCGGTGCCGGGGGCCCGGATGCCCGCCGACCCGTGGCGGCCGGCGGAGCTGGCGGCGGCCCTGGACGCCTGCGCCGCCCTGGCCCAGGCGCTGGCGAGCCCCTCGCCGCAGCTGCTCGCGCTCGGCCTGAAGCCGCTGCGGCCCGAGCCGGGAGAGGACGACTTCGACGACTGGCGCAAGCTGGCCGGCGGCGCTCCCGGCGCCGACCTGCTGCCCGGCTGGTTCCCGCCCGCGCTGATCGAACCGCTGGCCGCCCTGGAGGCCGACTGGGTCGCGGCGACCGCCGGCGACGCCGTCCTGCACGAGGACCTGCGCCGGGACAACATCGTCCTGGACTCCGGCGGGCGGGCCTGGATCTGCGACTGGAACTGGCCCCGGCTCGGGGCGAGCTGGTTCGACCTGACGCTGCTGCTGGCCACCGCCCGCGCCGACGGCCACGACGCCGACCGGCTGTTCGCCGCGCACCCGGCCGCCCGGGGCGCGGCGCCCGAACAACTGGACTGCGCCCTCGCCGCCGTCACCGGCTACTTCCTGCGGGCCGGCGCCCAGCCAGACCCGCCGGCCGGCTCCCGGATGCTGCGCCGGCACCAGACCTGGAGCGGTGAGGTCACCCTGCGGTGGCTGGCCGGGCGGCGCGGCTGGCGGGTGTGA
- a CDS encoding PIG-L family deacetylase, with protein MTARRLVFSPHADDAVLSCYGALGPGTEVVTVFAGAPADPALLTDWDRSLGATSSRELALERRAEDLRSFAPLGLVPEQWAHLDGQYRPGEAPQRLGADMTGRVRAAAEAVAAAGGGEWEVWLPAGLLTHPDHVMVRDTGLTACAELADEGVRPALVLYGEYPYQLFQISNHLRAAGTRSGFAWTNDHPEPFAAWAAEQFPLATAGRHRARQSRLSAADGAAKEAAIRAHASQLDVMDRQVHGQLLNRRNLRLEHWWPLHGAPAAASDLSAAGTAGTGGER; from the coding sequence GTGACGGCCCGCCGACTGGTGTTCTCACCGCACGCCGACGACGCCGTGCTGTCCTGCTACGGCGCTCTCGGACCGGGGACCGAGGTGGTCACGGTGTTCGCCGGGGCCCCCGCGGACCCGGCGCTGCTCACCGACTGGGACCGCTCGCTCGGCGCCACCAGCTCACGCGAACTCGCCCTGGAGCGACGCGCGGAGGACCTCCGGTCCTTCGCCCCGTTGGGCCTGGTCCCCGAGCAGTGGGCCCACCTGGACGGGCAGTACCGGCCCGGCGAGGCTCCGCAGCGGCTCGGGGCCGACATGACGGGCCGCGTCCGGGCCGCCGCCGAAGCAGTGGCGGCGGCCGGCGGCGGCGAGTGGGAGGTCTGGCTGCCGGCCGGGCTGCTCACCCACCCGGACCACGTCATGGTCCGGGACACCGGCCTCACGGCGTGCGCGGAACTCGCGGACGAGGGGGTGCGACCCGCCCTGGTGCTGTACGGCGAGTACCCGTACCAGCTGTTCCAGATCAGCAACCACCTCCGGGCGGCCGGCACCCGGTCCGGCTTCGCCTGGACCAACGACCACCCGGAGCCGTTCGCCGCCTGGGCCGCCGAGCAGTTCCCGCTGGCCACCGCCGGGCGGCACCGCGCCCGGCAGAGCCGGCTGTCGGCGGCGGACGGTGCCGCCAAGGAGGCCGCGATCAGGGCGCACGCCAGCCAGCTCGACGTGATGGACCGCCAGGTGCACGGGCAGCTGCTGAACCGGCGGAACCTGCGGCTGGAGCACTGGTGGCCGCTGCACGGCGCACCGGCGGCGGCATCCGACCTGAGCGCGGCCGGGACGGCCGGGACCGGGGGCGAGCGGTGA